In Micromonospora sp. WMMA1363, a genomic segment contains:
- a CDS encoding CPBP family intramembrane glutamic endopeptidase, whose protein sequence is MTIELGRTATRRTLGTETLLVLGLSLGQSAVYALVSIVAKLTADGPLSAQTAALNTSRNARPYLDLTYQLLGIVFALLPVLLALHLLARDPGEPARSIGLDVRRPGQDLVRGAGLAALIGLPGLALFWAAAQLGVNATLVPAGLPDLWWTVPVLVLAAGQNAVLEEVIVVGYLITRLRQLQWRLGAVIATSALLRGSYHLYQGFGAFVGNAVMGVVFSLFYLRTRRVMPLVVAHTLLDIVAFVGYALLPKDWFDWL, encoded by the coding sequence GTGACAATCGAGCTCGGCCGCACGGCGACCCGCCGGACCCTCGGCACCGAGACACTGCTGGTACTCGGGCTGTCCCTTGGCCAGTCCGCCGTCTACGCGCTGGTGTCGATCGTTGCCAAGCTCACCGCCGACGGGCCGCTGTCTGCGCAGACCGCCGCGTTGAACACCTCCCGAAACGCGCGGCCCTACCTCGACCTCACGTATCAGCTGCTCGGCATTGTCTTCGCCCTGCTACCGGTGCTGCTCGCCCTGCACCTGCTCGCACGGGATCCCGGCGAACCGGCTCGGAGCATCGGCCTGGACGTCCGGCGGCCTGGCCAGGATCTGGTGCGGGGCGCCGGTCTGGCCGCGCTGATCGGGCTGCCCGGTCTGGCCCTGTTCTGGGCGGCGGCGCAGCTCGGCGTCAACGCAACCTTGGTGCCCGCCGGGCTGCCCGACCTGTGGTGGACGGTCCCGGTGCTGGTCCTCGCCGCCGGCCAAAACGCCGTGCTGGAGGAGGTGATCGTGGTGGGGTACCTGATCACCCGACTGCGGCAGCTCCAGTGGCGACTCGGCGCGGTCATCGCCACCAGTGCGCTGCTGCGGGGCTCGTACCACCTCTACCAGGGGTTCGGCGCCTTCGTCGGCAACGCTGTCATGGGCGTCGTGTTCAGCCTGTTCTACCTGCGGACCCGCCGGGTAATGCCGCTGGTGGTGGCGCACACCCTGCTCGACATCGTGGCCTTCGTCGGCTACGCCCTGCTTCCGAAGGATTGGTTCGACTGGCTTTGA
- a CDS encoding site-specific integrase: MLALPDADDEDGRQRIGDLLAGVASSGGSIPDLDETRRKLHSGQSLTLKITVGDWLEEWISGRKVRTNTVEQYKRDIRLHLKPHIGGIRLDRLRVGHLMEMFDSIVERNNEIEESNVLRRAAVDELKSLKGRQRRRAARAAIAEMPPFRRPVGPTSRRHIRATLRAALNDAIARELITFNPAAHVEIDAVRRPKGLVWTEDRIAQWQATGRKPSPVMVWTPAQTGAFLDAIGDDDLYALFHLITFRGLRRGEACGLRPEDLNIQAQTLTIATQLVAVGGVGIEENAPKSDAGERVVALDRDSVRALKRHLTQQRKAREKAGAAWVDSGRLFTQPTGGLVEPAWLTARFERLTRRAGLPPIRLHDLRHGAATIALAAGTEMKVVQEMLGHSSMGLTSDTYTSVLPEVARDAAEAAARLVPRQNTPGLTSGSQDPDESTDNEEEDR, from the coding sequence TTGCTCGCCCTACCCGACGCTGACGACGAGGATGGACGGCAGCGCATCGGGGACCTACTGGCAGGTGTCGCGTCCAGTGGGGGATCGATTCCAGACCTGGACGAGACGAGGCGCAAGCTCCACAGCGGGCAGTCACTAACCTTAAAGATCACGGTCGGTGACTGGCTGGAGGAGTGGATTTCGGGCCGGAAAGTCCGCACTAACACGGTTGAGCAGTACAAACGCGACATCCGGCTTCACCTCAAGCCGCACATCGGGGGCATCCGCCTAGACCGGCTCCGCGTGGGTCACCTTATGGAGATGTTCGACTCGATCGTCGAACGGAACAACGAAATTGAAGAGTCGAACGTGCTGCGCCGCGCTGCTGTCGATGAGCTAAAGAGCCTCAAGGGGCGGCAGCGCCGCCGGGCGGCGCGTGCTGCCATTGCGGAGATGCCGCCGTTCCGTCGTCCAGTGGGGCCGACGTCACGCCGGCACATCCGGGCGACCCTACGCGCGGCCCTCAATGATGCGATAGCCCGGGAGCTGATCACGTTTAACCCTGCCGCACATGTGGAGATCGATGCTGTGAGGCGGCCCAAGGGTCTGGTATGGACGGAGGACCGCATCGCACAGTGGCAGGCTACGGGTAGGAAGCCATCACCGGTCATGGTGTGGACACCCGCGCAAACGGGCGCGTTCCTGGATGCGATCGGTGATGACGACCTGTATGCGCTTTTTCACCTGATCACATTCCGGGGGCTGCGACGGGGCGAAGCGTGCGGCCTACGGCCGGAGGATCTGAACATCCAGGCGCAGACCCTCACCATCGCTACTCAGCTTGTGGCGGTTGGCGGCGTGGGGATTGAGGAGAACGCGCCGAAAAGCGACGCCGGGGAACGTGTCGTGGCATTGGACCGGGACAGCGTGCGTGCGCTCAAACGCCACCTCACACAGCAGCGCAAGGCACGCGAGAAGGCGGGGGCGGCGTGGGTGGACAGCGGCCGGCTGTTTACCCAGCCAACCGGGGGATTGGTTGAACCAGCCTGGCTGACAGCGCGCTTCGAGCGGCTGACTCGAAGGGCTGGGCTACCGCCGATCCGGCTGCATGACCTACGTCACGGTGCGGCAACGATCGCCCTTGCTGCTGGCACGGAGATGAAGGTCGTACAGGAGATGCTGGGCCACTCGTCCATGGGGCTCACGTCGGACACGTACACCTCGGTTCTGCCGGAGGTGGCGCGCGACGCGGCGGAGGCTGCCGCTCGTCTGGTGCCCCGGCAGAACACTCCCGGGCTCACCTCGGGCTCACAGGACCCTGACGAATCGACGGACAACGAAGAAGAAGATCGCTGA
- a CDS encoding IS1380 family transposase, whose product MPREGTCQVKSTGTRPKIIVSSDGRGVVGHAGARLLADIADVTGLTGGFSEALARLRQRQGGHDPGRVAVDLAVMIADGGEAISDLAVLRDQAGLFGAVASDPTAWRVLSGVDDAVLARLRMARAAARELAWAQSAETRDGLPVSMAAGAPVSGLVLDLDASIVICHSEKEQASKTWKKTFGYHPLFCFLDNTREALSGLLRAGRAGSNTTADHISVLDDALAQIPDVHRYGTDILVRSDSAGCTYGFLRHIRSLREHGMNTFFSVGVAIGEAIRDAIKQAAGHPEQWVPALNADGQPRDGAQVCEITGLLPADLRANYPDGTRFIVRRERPHPGAQLSLFDTIEGFRHQVMATDTGPGNGSIQHLEARHRAHARVEDRIRTGKDTGFGRFPSRVFAINAAWLELALCAIDLLAWTQHLLLDGDLATAEPKTLRYRLLHVAARITRSARRTKLRIAEGWPWADQLVTAFDRLAVLPQPVT is encoded by the coding sequence ATCCCGAGGGAAGGCACCTGTCAGGTGAAGAGTACCGGAACACGACCGAAGATCATCGTCAGTAGCGATGGACGTGGCGTGGTCGGCCACGCGGGTGCCCGTTTGCTGGCCGACATCGCGGACGTAACCGGGTTGACCGGCGGGTTCAGCGAGGCCCTGGCCAGGCTGCGGCAGCGGCAGGGCGGGCATGACCCGGGTCGGGTCGCCGTGGACCTCGCGGTGATGATCGCCGACGGTGGTGAGGCGATCAGCGATCTGGCGGTGCTGCGGGACCAAGCGGGGCTGTTCGGCGCGGTCGCCTCGGATCCTACCGCGTGGCGGGTGCTGTCTGGTGTGGATGATGCTGTTCTGGCCAGGCTGCGGATGGCCCGCGCTGCCGCGCGGGAGTTGGCGTGGGCGCAGTCGGCCGAGACCCGCGACGGGCTGCCGGTGTCGATGGCGGCTGGTGCGCCGGTGTCTGGGCTGGTGCTGGATCTGGACGCCTCGATCGTGATCTGCCACTCGGAGAAGGAGCAGGCGTCCAAGACGTGGAAGAAGACCTTCGGATATCACCCGTTGTTCTGCTTCCTGGACAACACCCGGGAGGCGTTGTCCGGGCTGCTGCGCGCCGGGCGGGCGGGGTCGAACACCACCGCCGATCACATCAGCGTTCTCGACGACGCCCTGGCGCAGATCCCCGACGTCCACCGGTACGGCACCGACATCCTCGTCCGCTCGGATTCGGCCGGCTGCACGTACGGGTTCCTGCGCCATATCCGGTCGTTGCGTGAGCACGGTATGAACACGTTCTTCTCCGTCGGGGTGGCCATCGGGGAGGCGATCCGCGACGCGATCAAGCAGGCTGCGGGGCACCCCGAGCAGTGGGTACCGGCCCTGAACGCCGACGGCCAGCCACGCGACGGCGCCCAGGTATGCGAGATCACCGGCCTACTACCGGCCGACCTGCGGGCCAACTACCCCGACGGCACCCGGTTCATCGTGCGCCGGGAACGCCCGCACCCCGGCGCACAACTGTCGCTGTTCGACACCATCGAAGGCTTCCGCCACCAGGTGATGGCCACCGACACCGGCCCCGGCAACGGATCCATCCAGCATCTGGAGGCCCGCCACCGCGCTCACGCCCGCGTCGAGGACCGCATCCGCACGGGCAAGGACACCGGGTTCGGCCGCTTCCCATCCCGGGTGTTCGCCATCAACGCCGCCTGGCTGGAACTCGCCTTGTGCGCCATCGACCTGCTTGCCTGGACCCAACACCTGCTGCTCGACGGCGACCTCGCCACCGCCGAACCCAAGACACTGCGCTACCGACTGCTGCACGTCGCCGCCCGCATCACCCGCTCGGCCCGCCGCACGAAGCTGCGCATCGCCGAAGGCTGGCCCTGGGCCGACCAGCTCGTCACCGCGTTCGACCGGCTGGCCGTGCTGCCCCAGCCCGTCACCTGA
- a CDS encoding phage terminase small subunit P27 family — translation MRHVYASACIGGVGVADRKNSDLKVLRGNPGNRAVSPKGGSVTGRPVPPADLTGEAFAEWARITAYLERVGRIEAVDYAALVVYCSAWALFDGARRALDDHGPLVVGRDGGLVKNPAAQVMRDASDTMLKFGGRFGFTPRDRQNLGIGVHDDGGDDLDSALDAL, via the coding sequence ATGCGGCATGTTTATGCGTCTGCTTGTATAGGGGGAGTTGGTGTGGCGGATAGAAAGAATTCTGATCTGAAGGTGTTGCGGGGAAATCCGGGGAATCGTGCTGTGTCACCTAAGGGTGGGTCTGTGACTGGTCGCCCTGTGCCGCCTGCTGATTTGACGGGGGAGGCGTTCGCGGAGTGGGCGCGTATCACGGCTTACCTTGAGCGTGTGGGCCGGATCGAGGCAGTTGATTATGCCGCCCTCGTCGTGTATTGCTCTGCGTGGGCTTTGTTTGATGGTGCCCGGCGGGCCTTGGACGACCATGGCCCCCTGGTCGTTGGCCGTGATGGTGGCCTGGTGAAGAATCCTGCGGCGCAGGTGATGCGGGATGCGTCGGACACGATGCTGAAATTCGGTGGCCGGTTCGGGTTCACGCCTCGTGATCGGCAAAATTTGGGCATCGGCGTGCACGATGACGGCGGAGACGACCTAGACAGCGCGCTCGACGCGCTGTGA
- a CDS encoding phosphoadenosine phosphosulfate reductase: MLRTFSFGGGVQSTAALVLAAEGVIDFPVFLFANVGDDSEDPATLAYIERYAKPYAESHGIQLHELRRVRQRGPRAGEVETLYGRLTRPGSRSLSIPVRMSNGAPGTRACTADFKIRIIGRWLKAHGASASNPATVGVGISLDEIHRVNNRRSEPYEQTVYPLLDHAPPLRRHDCARIITAAGLPVPPKSACWFCPLHRPATWGEMRRDRPGLFARACHLESLLNERRDVLGKDPVYLTRFNAPLGRAVGEAGPMLPGFGNDVEDALCDNGSCFT; the protein is encoded by the coding sequence TTGCTGCGTACGTTTTCGTTTGGTGGTGGTGTGCAGTCCACGGCTGCTCTCGTGCTTGCCGCTGAGGGTGTAATCGATTTTCCGGTCTTTTTGTTTGCGAATGTCGGTGACGATTCCGAGGACCCCGCCACGCTTGCCTACATCGAGCGGTACGCCAAACCATATGCAGAGTCGCACGGTATCCAGCTTCACGAGCTGCGCAGAGTTCGCCAGCGTGGCCCGCGCGCGGGTGAGGTGGAGACGTTGTACGGTCGTCTTACCCGCCCCGGCTCTCGGTCCCTGTCGATTCCGGTGCGGATGTCGAACGGGGCCCCGGGCACGAGGGCGTGTACTGCGGATTTCAAGATCAGGATTATTGGTCGCTGGCTGAAGGCTCACGGGGCCAGTGCGAGCAACCCCGCTACGGTTGGGGTCGGGATCTCTCTTGACGAGATTCACCGTGTCAACAACCGCCGGTCTGAACCGTATGAGCAGACGGTCTATCCGCTGTTGGACCATGCGCCGCCGCTACGTCGGCATGACTGCGCCCGCATCATCACGGCCGCTGGTCTTCCGGTGCCGCCAAAGTCGGCGTGTTGGTTCTGTCCACTGCATCGGCCGGCGACGTGGGGGGAGATGCGCCGTGATCGCCCAGGCTTGTTCGCCCGTGCCTGCCACCTTGAGAGTCTGCTCAACGAGCGGCGGGACGTGTTGGGTAAAGATCCTGTCTACTTGACGCGGTTTAACGCCCCGTTGGGGCGGGCGGTGGGTGAAGCGGGGCCGATGCTGCCCGGTTTTGGGAACGACGTTGAGGATGCGTTGTGTGATAACGGTTCGTGTTTCACGTGA
- a CDS encoding phage portal protein — translation MSLFKRIERRAYAYGPKSVWDTDVETPPRATGAGVPVGPEQARTLAAVWACQSLIADGVASLPIDVFRRVQATGRRENIDGPGWLSRPNPVEQQPYTFWHKVMISLIGDDGNAYVRTVRDDSGKIISVYAVDPKLVHVDDRSPVPVYQVGGEEFTDREMLHIPAFVKPGKRRGLSVIDYAREAVGLGLAAEEFGARFFAQGTTMSGVVEHPGTPKPGEVAVLARMLRHSHAGVKKSHAVGILTGGASWKSISITPEQAQFLETRRFQKLEIASLYRVPPHMLDPTVQSSWGSGVEEQNKFFVDYTLVPWLVRLEQAFSGLLPVNQYLRFNVDARLRSTTTERFAAYAQAVNNGIMSLDEVRELEDMPPIPDGRGRAHVRPLNVAELGAGGDDGASDSAI, via the coding sequence GTGAGCCTGTTTAAACGGATCGAGCGGCGGGCCTACGCGTACGGCCCGAAATCGGTGTGGGATACGGACGTGGAGACTCCGCCCCGTGCGACCGGTGCCGGTGTGCCGGTGGGCCCGGAGCAAGCGCGGACCCTCGCGGCTGTGTGGGCGTGCCAGTCCCTGATTGCTGACGGTGTGGCGTCGCTACCGATCGACGTGTTCCGGCGCGTGCAAGCGACGGGTCGGCGGGAGAACATCGATGGTCCCGGGTGGTTGTCCCGGCCAAACCCCGTGGAGCAACAGCCGTACACCTTTTGGCACAAGGTGATGATCAGTTTGATTGGTGACGACGGGAACGCGTACGTTCGCACGGTCCGTGACGACTCAGGGAAGATCATTAGTGTGTACGCGGTCGACCCGAAGTTGGTGCACGTCGATGACCGCTCTCCGGTGCCGGTGTATCAGGTGGGCGGTGAAGAGTTCACCGACCGGGAGATGCTGCACATCCCGGCGTTTGTGAAGCCCGGTAAGCGGCGTGGCCTGTCGGTGATCGATTACGCCCGTGAGGCGGTTGGACTGGGGTTGGCTGCCGAGGAATTCGGGGCGCGGTTTTTCGCCCAGGGCACCACGATGAGTGGTGTGGTGGAGCATCCCGGCACCCCTAAGCCGGGTGAGGTTGCCGTGTTGGCGCGGATGCTGCGGCACAGCCACGCCGGTGTCAAGAAAAGTCACGCGGTCGGCATCCTGACGGGCGGCGCGTCGTGGAAGTCGATCAGCATCACGCCCGAGCAAGCACAGTTTTTGGAAACCCGCCGGTTTCAAAAACTTGAGATCGCGTCGCTGTATCGGGTGCCGCCGCACATGCTTGATCCCACGGTGCAATCGTCGTGGGGGTCCGGGGTCGAGGAGCAAAACAAGTTTTTCGTTGACTACACCCTGGTGCCGTGGCTTGTGCGTCTTGAGCAGGCGTTCTCTGGGTTGCTGCCGGTAAACCAGTATCTGCGGTTCAACGTTGACGCACGGTTGCGGTCGACCACGACGGAACGGTTCGCCGCTTACGCGCAGGCTGTGAATAACGGGATCATGTCATTGGACGAAGTGAGGGAATTGGAGGATATGCCGCCGATCCCCGATGGTAGGGGCCGCGCGCATGTGCGCCCGTTGAACGTGGCGGAGTTGGGTGCGGGGGGTGATGATGGAGCGTCGGATTCTGCAATCTGA
- a CDS encoding HK97 family phage prohead protease, translating into MMERRILQSEVATRSVGDNRVAVVGYAYTFDARSEDLGGFREMVASGAGRESIAEDDIRALVNHDANLILGRNRAGTLRLAEDSTGLEYEIFVDERQSYVRDLLVALERGDVTQSSFGFLVAPSGEGWTRDADGFPLRTIRAMKLFDVSPVTYPAYPSSQSTISRRALDCAAAIAAADRSQCLPDVAGEALRMRLRLSSLAA; encoded by the coding sequence ATGATGGAGCGTCGGATTCTGCAATCTGAGGTAGCAACCCGTTCGGTCGGTGATAATCGTGTCGCGGTTGTCGGGTACGCGTACACGTTTGATGCGCGTAGTGAGGATTTGGGCGGCTTCCGAGAGATGGTTGCTTCCGGGGCGGGCCGAGAGTCGATCGCCGAGGACGACATTCGGGCGCTTGTCAACCACGACGCGAATCTGATTTTGGGTCGGAATCGTGCGGGCACGTTGCGGCTGGCTGAGGACTCTACGGGGCTTGAGTACGAAATCTTCGTGGATGAGCGGCAATCGTATGTGCGGGATCTGCTGGTTGCTCTTGAGCGTGGCGACGTCACGCAGTCATCTTTTGGTTTTCTGGTGGCGCCCAGTGGCGAGGGTTGGACGCGAGACGCGGACGGGTTTCCGCTTCGTACCATCCGGGCCATGAAACTGTTCGATGTGTCTCCGGTGACCTATCCGGCGTACCCGTCGAGCCAAAGCACGATCAGTAGGCGGGCGCTTGATTGCGCGGCTGCTATTGCTGCCGCCGACCGGTCACAGTGTCTGCCGGATGTTGCCGGGGAAGCGCTGAGGATGCGTCTACGGCTATCCAGTCTGGCCGCTTAA
- a CDS encoding phage major capsid protein — protein MDFVEAANAALDKRAAAFAQLRAVQDDAALSAAERDERAARINGEIDALGVEAEQHVRSAEREAEHRALNERAAALATTAGGESRGGVSSEASHLRRLARGEVPAVDFDFRTATSSDPANAGNTAPPTFVAMVLEAMRERSQFFSRARVLTTDGGENLEWPVKNAMNPATPVVSGATRITENTAYPKGDQSWGKAVIGAHKYGVIVEATTEIVADSALPILSILASDAGEAVADAALTDLMIGDGTNKPWGWFTRASGAVNAADLNSVTFDNLMDLQYAVTAPYRRTGVYMFNDLAVSVLRKVKDADGRYLWQPSLTAGEPDAMLGKPVLTDPNIAIAGAGAKAGVFGDPFKYLIRQVRTLRVIRSDEFGYDRDVVAFKVTWRGSGDLLDVNSVKALTVTA, from the coding sequence ATGGATTTTGTGGAGGCGGCTAACGCTGCCCTCGATAAGCGTGCTGCGGCGTTCGCGCAGCTCCGGGCGGTCCAGGACGACGCTGCCCTGTCTGCGGCGGAGCGGGATGAGCGGGCGGCCCGGATCAACGGCGAGATTGACGCCCTGGGGGTGGAGGCTGAGCAGCATGTGCGGAGTGCGGAGCGGGAAGCGGAACATCGGGCGCTGAACGAGCGTGCCGCCGCACTCGCTACGACGGCCGGGGGTGAATCCCGGGGCGGTGTGAGCAGTGAGGCGAGTCATCTGCGGCGGTTGGCGCGAGGTGAAGTCCCGGCTGTGGATTTTGACTTCCGGACGGCGACGTCCAGCGATCCGGCGAACGCGGGTAACACGGCACCGCCCACGTTTGTTGCGATGGTGCTTGAGGCTATGCGGGAGCGGTCGCAGTTTTTCAGCCGCGCCCGGGTGCTGACCACCGATGGCGGCGAGAATTTGGAATGGCCGGTCAAGAACGCGATGAATCCGGCTACCCCCGTAGTGTCGGGTGCGACCCGGATCACGGAGAACACCGCCTACCCTAAGGGTGACCAGTCGTGGGGTAAGGCGGTTATCGGTGCACACAAGTACGGTGTGATCGTGGAGGCGACTACCGAAATTGTGGCTGATTCGGCTTTGCCGATTCTGTCGATCCTCGCTAGTGACGCTGGTGAGGCGGTAGCGGATGCCGCTCTCACTGATCTGATGATCGGTGACGGCACAAATAAGCCGTGGGGCTGGTTCACGAGGGCGTCCGGTGCGGTGAACGCTGCCGATCTTAACAGCGTCACGTTTGATAATCTGATGGACTTGCAGTATGCGGTGACCGCCCCGTATCGGCGTACTGGCGTGTACATGTTCAACGATCTTGCAGTCTCTGTGCTGCGGAAAGTCAAGGACGCCGACGGCCGGTATCTGTGGCAGCCTAGCCTAACGGCCGGCGAGCCTGACGCGATGCTCGGTAAGCCTGTGCTGACTGACCCGAATATCGCCATTGCTGGTGCTGGCGCGAAGGCCGGCGTTTTCGGTGACCCCTTCAAGTATCTGATTCGGCAGGTACGGACGTTGCGTGTTATCCGGTCGGACGAATTCGGGTATGACCGTGACGTGGTGGCGTTCAAGGTCACGTGGCGCGGTTCCGGTGATCTCTTGGACGTGAATTCCGTGAAGGCGCTTACTGTCACCGCCTAA
- a CDS encoding phage tail tube protein — protein MPSVHDSYVGLAEETTYGTPVAPSRFLEMVSEGFAGKYERINSEAYRAGQRVLHRDRFAPNPKGAGGDLKVEGQDSGLGVLLVHAFGAVSTGAPDGDVTPHTITVGDLAGKSLTVQVGRVDNAGTLHPWTYEGGKIASWELSNAVDGVLELSFEFDFAREYIGAGPGAYAPSTPTYSTTGQLFTFVGGTVDIGGAPFAVSEISLSGDNKLANERWSTIGKREPLEEGMREYTFELKGEYEGLSHAQRVAAAVASGSLASVDLRWSTPQGGALHISVPVGRFDEGPVNFDGAQIMEQSLKGMALWDGAASPVAVVYRSKDVTP, from the coding sequence GTGCCGTCGGTGCATGACTCATATGTTGGGCTTGCTGAGGAAACCACCTACGGCACGCCGGTGGCTCCGTCGCGTTTCCTGGAGATGGTGTCGGAGGGGTTCGCCGGGAAGTATGAACGCATCAACTCCGAGGCGTACCGGGCCGGTCAGAGGGTGCTGCACCGGGACCGGTTCGCGCCGAACCCTAAAGGGGCCGGTGGGGATCTAAAGGTCGAAGGCCAGGATTCGGGGCTCGGTGTCCTGTTGGTGCACGCTTTCGGGGCGGTGTCGACTGGCGCCCCGGATGGGGATGTCACGCCGCACACAATCACGGTGGGAGATCTCGCCGGTAAGAGTTTGACTGTGCAGGTGGGTCGGGTCGACAACGCCGGCACCCTCCACCCGTGGACGTACGAGGGTGGCAAAATCGCGTCGTGGGAACTGTCGAACGCTGTTGATGGTGTCCTTGAGTTGTCGTTTGAGTTTGATTTCGCCCGGGAGTACATCGGGGCGGGTCCGGGTGCGTACGCCCCCTCCACGCCCACCTATTCCACCACCGGGCAACTCTTCACCTTCGTCGGCGGTACTGTCGATATTGGCGGGGCCCCGTTCGCCGTTTCCGAAATCTCGTTGAGTGGTGACAACAAGCTAGCCAACGAACGATGGTCCACGATCGGGAAACGGGAGCCTCTTGAAGAGGGGATGCGGGAGTACACGTTTGAGTTGAAGGGCGAATACGAGGGTCTGAGTCATGCGCAGCGTGTCGCCGCGGCTGTCGCGTCCGGGAGCCTGGCATCGGTTGATTTGCGGTGGTCGACGCCGCAGGGCGGGGCCCTGCATATTTCGGTTCCGGTCGGCCGTTTCGATGAGGGGCCGGTCAATTTTGATGGTGCGCAGATCATGGAGCAGTCTCTTAAGGGTATGGCGTTGTGGGACGGTGCCGCGTCCCCGGTAGCTGTGGTGTATCGGAGTAAGGATGTCACCCCGTAA